The sequence AAAGTGACCATCATCGCATAGTCGCTTTTCTCCACCTCGTACCGGGCCGGGGGGCTAACCATCCCCCGGCCTTAATTTTTACCGGAGTATGAACCATGTATCGCGCTGAAAAATTTCTTATCAACTGCCCTCTAATCAAAGAAGGCGGTGTGCTGAACAGACTGAAGAAAGCCAAGGCCATAGCCCCCTTTAACGCTAAGAAAGTCGCAAAGCTGGGTTGCAGTTCCAGCGAAAAGGCTTGCTTGGATTTCGCACTCACCCTCGGCATCAAACCAGTTGAAAACCGTACATGGTCCGCCAGCCCTCATTATTACGGCAAAGAATTCCTCATTCACGCGGGTAAGCTGGTTGACCGGGAGGTAGTCAAGAAAGGCCAGAAGATTGAAGCGGCTGCACTAAATCTTGCCTGCCTGAATTCTGGATATACCGAACTCGACTTTTACGACGAAATTGAAGGCAAAGAGCATGTATTCAAGACAGGTGGCCTTGTCGGGCGCGCCGTCCTTACGGGCTGCACTTGCTTCCGTTCACCTTGGGCTATGCCGGGCAAGATTCACTGGCTCTTTGAAAAAGCATCTACTGTACCGTTCCGGCCTCTAAAGGGTCAGCTTAAAATTTTTGCGGTAAAATTTGGGGGCAACCATGCTTAAATGCCCCTTCTGCAAAACCACGAAAGGCAAGGTCAGCGGCAAGGATACTTCCGCCGCTACACGTCGCCATACAGCCCGCAAACCTAAATTCTATGTCCGCTGTACCAACTGCAACGCGCGCGGCCCCATCGGGCGCACTGAAGAGGAAGCGGTTAAGCTTTGGAAAACGGAAGTCTCAAAAGCTCCCGTCTCCTTGCTTGACATTCAGCCCAGCAACACCGTGCTTGTGCGCTTCTTCCATCAAGGCGCATTCATAGCGGACCTTGGAGTTTTCACCGGGGAAGACCTTGAATATTGCAAACAACGCGCTCTTACCTTCGCTCACAGCGAAGCAACGCGCATCAAGTGCAACGAGAAATCCCACGGCTCAGTGAGGGTGATTACCCCTGAAGACGAACATCACCCGATATGGACAAGTAACCACCTGCCCGACAATAGCGGGTGGACTTACGAAGCGAGATAAATCATGAACGCACTACGTAACCAGACAAGTATGTTCAGCGTAGACTACATGGTTGCTGAAGCTATTGATTTTTTACGTGAGCACGAACCTCCGGAAGGTTATTATCTTGGTTTTTCCGGTGGGAAGGACAGCATCGTCATTAAGAAACTTGCGGAAATGGCAGGAGTGAAATTCAGTACATACTATTCCGCCGTAGGAATCGACCCGCCGGAACTGGTTAAGTTTATCCGTCGTTATCATCCTGAAGTCGAATTCTTGCACCCGGAAATGACTATGTGGGAGGGGATAAAAAAGAAATGTCCTCCTTTGGCTCGGTCAAGATGGTGCTGTGATGTTCTAAAAAAAGATCCGGGAAAAAACATACCCTTGCCCCACCGAATCATGGGGCAAAGAGCCGAAGAATCAGCCCGTCGAGCTTCAAGAGGACAAATTGATATTTTCAAAAAACAAACAACCTATAAGCCGATTTTTAAATGGACCTCATGGCATATTTGGGAATTCATTGAAACACTCAATCTTCCCTATTGTGAACTATATGATCAAGGTTTTGACCGTATCGGCTGTGTGGTTTGTCCATTCCTCTTAGGTCCCTCGGCAGGCAAAAAAACAAGACGACAACAGTCAATTGAACGCTGGCCCGGAATGTGGAAAGCATACGAGCATAGTTGTTCAGTCTGGTTTCATTCCATTATGGAAAAATCGGGCGGCAAGATTAAAAAACAAAAACATGATTCTTTTGCGGAATACTGGCCCGCATATCTCAATGGTTTTGAATAAGAAGAAGAGAGGTTGATCAAATGAGTACCTTAATACGTGGCCCCTTTTTCGGTACAGTGGAAGCCGCCGCAAAATATTGTGGTATGACCCGAACAGCTTTCGGCAAACTCAAAAAGCAATACCTCATCCCCAAAAATGCAGGACCGGAAAAAAAGCAGTACGCGGCATCCGACCTTGACGCATTCATGGCGGAGCCTGAACAATTCAAACTCACTCGCAAGCAAAAAAACACAAGCTCAATCAGCTTGAATGAAATGGGAGTGTAAATGGCTTATCAGCGCGGCAACAGGTGGTATGTAAAATACCGGGAACCAGACACAGGCAACCAGCGTACAGCAAGTTTCGACTCAAAAGAAGATGCCGAATACTGGCAGACTAAATTCAAGTACGATAAGAAGCACAACAAAAAGGCCGTGCAGCCTGTTACCCAGCAGGACCGCACCCTTGCCGGGGTAATCAAGGCATACTACCAGAGCCGCCGTGGTGAGATTAAGAAATCAACCATCAAGTCGGATTTTTATCGCCTTAATACTGTAATCCTGCCCCTGATCGGCGGCAAAGCTATTCGCCAGCTTACCAAGGCCGATATTGAAAATGTGATTGATGGATACCGCGCCCGCAAGAACAAAAATACATCTATCAACCGCGCGCTAGATATTCTTCGTTCAGTTTTGAAATACGCGGAAAACATGGACTTGATCAAATCCGCACCCAATATCCGCCGCCTGAAAGATGATAAAGAAGTCATCAAGCCCCCGACCCCTGCCGAGGCTAAAAAGCTGCTCTCCGTGGCCCTGCCGCACGTAAAGCGGACTATCCTTCTAAGTTGTGCAACCGGAATCAGGCCGGGTACATCCGAATTATTCAAAGTTACATGGGCGGACATTGATTTTGAACGCGCGGAAATGTTTGTTGAATCCGCGAAAAAAGGCGGGCTTGCTCAAAGGGTTGTCCC is a genomic window of Marinifilum sp. JC120 containing:
- a CDS encoding phosphoadenosine phosphosulfate reductase, with product MNALRNQTSMFSVDYMVAEAIDFLREHEPPEGYYLGFSGGKDSIVIKKLAEMAGVKFSTYYSAVGIDPPELVKFIRRYHPEVEFLHPEMTMWEGIKKKCPPLARSRWCCDVLKKDPGKNIPLPHRIMGQRAEESARRASRGQIDIFKKQTTYKPIFKWTSWHIWEFIETLNLPYCELYDQGFDRIGCVVCPFLLGPSAGKKTRRQQSIERWPGMWKAYEHSCSVWFHSIMEKSGGKIKKQKHDSFAEYWPAYLNGFE
- a CDS encoding site-specific integrase yields the protein MAYQRGNRWYVKYREPDTGNQRTASFDSKEDAEYWQTKFKYDKKHNKKAVQPVTQQDRTLAGVIKAYYQSRRGEIKKSTIKSDFYRLNTVILPLIGGKAIRQLTKADIENVIDGYRARKNKNTSINRALDILRSVLKYAENMDLIKSAPNIRRLKDDKEVIKPPTPAEAKKLLSVALPHVKRTILLSCATGIRPGTSELFKVTWADIDFERAEMFVESAKKGGLAQRVVPLRADIMALLKEWFREDNEDISKTIIHWKGQPIKNHIRSGWKRALKKAGITRRLRPYDLRHHFATYALSAGSDIKSVADAMGHTDPSTTMRVYQHVLQRAKRDAVESLPSLTDGEG